The genomic window GTATCCAGCGCGAGCTTCTCCAACTCCTCGCGGGGCAACCAGCCCAACCGGGCCTGGATCGCGTTCAGCGCCGGGATCAGCGATGGCCCGGGAAACTTCCCGGCGCGGGCCTCAACACCCGGAACCCGCTCGGCGGCTTTCATGCGCCGTTCCCGACGGCCTCGACCTGGATCGCGCAGAACTTGAACTCGGGAATCTTCCCGAACGGGTCGATCGCGTCGTTGGTCAGCAGGTTGGCGGCGGCCTCCCGGAAGTGGAACGGGATGAACACGTTGCCCAGCTGTTCCCGGTGGCTGATCCGCACCTGCAGTTCGATGCATCCGCGTCGGGAATGGACCCGCGCGATCGCGCCGTGCACCAGCCCGCGGTCGGCAGCGTCCTTGGGGTGCATGTAGACCTCGGCGATCGGGGCGATCGCGTCCAGTGCGAAGGAGCGGCGGGTCATCGTCCCGGTGTGCCAGTGCTCGAGCAGCCGGCCGGTGTTGAGCACCAGCGGGTACTCCGCGTCGGGCAGCTCATTGGGCGGCAGCCATTGGGCGGGCACCAGATGCGCGAGGCCGTCGTCGGTGTTGAACCGCTCGTCGAACATCACAATGGTGCCGTCGGAGTGCTCGGGGTCGTCGTTCGGGTACAGCTTCCCGCCGGCGCCGAGGTTGGCGTGGGTGAGGTTGGTGTACGACGGCATCAGCGCGACCATCTCGTCGAACACCTCGGACGGGGAGTCGTAGTTCCAGTCCAGTCCGACGCGCCGGGCGATGTCCTGCACGATTTCCCAATCCGGCCGGGCCTGGCCGGGCGGCTCGAGCACCTTGCGGCCGAGCTGCACCCGGCGGTCGGTGTTGGTGTAGGAGCCGTCCTTCTCCAGGTAGGAGGTAGCGGGCAGGATCACGTCGGCGAACTCGGCGGTTTCGGTCAGGAAGATGTCCTGGACGACCAGGAACTCCAGCGCCGACAGGGCCTTGCGCACCTTGTTGATGTTCGGGTCGGACAGGAACGGGTTTTCGCCGAGCATGTACATGCCGCGCACGCCGCCGTCGAGGATTGACTTAATGATCTCGGTGACGGTCAGCCCCTTGTTGGGGTCGAGCGTGGCGCCCCAGGCCCGCTCGAAGCGCAGCCGCGTGGCGTCGCCGGTGACTCCCTGGTAGTCGGGGTAGAACATCGGGATCAGGCCCGCGTCCGAGGCGCCCTGCACGTTGTTCTGTCCGCGCAGCGGGTGCAACCCGGTGCCAGGCCGCCCGACCTGACCGGTGATCGAGCACAGCGCGATCAGGCAGCGCGCGTTGTCGGTGCCGGTGGTGTGCTGCGAGATCCCCATGCCCCAGTAGACGACCGCCGAGCCGGCCTCGCCCCAAGCGCGGGCGACCGCGCGGATGGTGTCGGCGGGAATCCCGGTGATCTGCTCGGCTCGCTCCGGCGGATAGTCGGCCACGGTCGCGGCCAACGCTTGGTAGTTCGAAGTGCGGTCCGCGATGAACTGAGGGTCCGTCATGTCGAGTCGGATGATTTCGTGCATCAGCGAGTTGTAGAACGCGACGTCGGTGCCCGGCTTGAGCTGGACGAAGATGTCGGCGTGCTCGGCGACCGTTGAGGCACGCGGGTCGACGTAGATGATCGTGGTGCCGCGTCGGCGGGCCTGCTTGAAGAACGAGCTGGCCACCGGGTGGTTGGCGGTGGCGTTGGAGCCGGTGATGATCGCGACGTCGGCGTTGGCGACGTCGCCGTAGGTGGTCGACACCGCGCCGGAGCCGACCCCCTCGAACAGCGCGGCGACCGAGGAGGCGTGGCACAGCCGCGTGCAGTGGTCGACGTTGTTGGTGTTGAACCCGGCCCGGAGCAGCTTCTGGAAGAGATAGGCCTCCTCGTTGGAGCACTTCGCCGAGCCGAAGCCGGCGATCGCGCCCGGTCCGCCGGCGCCGTGGATCTCCAGCAGGCGGCGTGCGATGAGGTCGAGCGCCTCATCCCAGGTGGCCTCCCGGAAGTGCGGCATCACCTCGTCGTAGTTGACCAGCCCGCCGGGCTTGCGTCCGCGGTCCCTACCGGGGCGGTTGTCCGTCACGCCGCGCACATCGGCGGACAGCGGCCCCTTGGGGTAGGCGGCGTCGGTGCGGATCAACGGCGTGGTCAACCGTTGCGGGGACGCGGAGTAGTCCCAGCCGTAGCGGCCCTTTACACACAGCCGGCTCTGCGAGCCGGGCTGCGGTCGACCCTCGGCGAAGGAGATCGCACCGCGGTCCCGATCCACCCAGTAGGTCAGCGCACAACCGACGCCGCAGTACGGACACACCGACTCGACGGCCTCGAGTTGCTCTCGGGGTTGGATCGGGATCGAGCGGATCGCCTTGTTGGTCAGCGCCCCGGTCGGGCAGGCCTGCACGCATTCGCCGCAGGTGACGCAGGTGCTGGCGCCCATCGGGTCGTTGAAGTCGAACGCGATCCGGGTCGCATAGCCCTTGCCGGAGCGGCCGATGACGTCGTTGCCCTGCAGGTCATCACAGGCCCGCACGCAGCGGTCGCACAGGATGCAGGAGTCGTGGTCGACCGCGATCACCGGATTGGAGTGGTCCAGCCCGCGGCCACTGCCCAGCGGCAGGTCAGTGGTCTCCCGGGCGACGCCATATCGGTCGGACAGTTCCAGCAGCTTGTTGTCCGCGGTGGTGGTCTGCTTCGGGTCCTGCTCGCGGGGCAACTGGTCGCTCAACAGCAGTTCGGTGAGCACGCTGCGGCTGCGTTCGAGCTCCGGGGAGGTGGTGGTGACCGTCATATTGTCCTCGCACGGGCGCACACACGCCGCGGCGAACACCCGCCCGCCGGTGTCCACCACGCACATCCGACACACCCCGACCGGGTCATAGCGCGAGTTGTGGCAGAGCACCGGAATGTCGACGCCCGCAGCGGCGGCGGCGTCGTAAATCGTGGTGCCGGCCGGCACCGTGACCTCGCGACCGTCGATGGTGACGGTGACGGTGGCTACCATCGGAGGGGATTCCAGGGCAGTCACGGTCGCGCCTCCGCTTCGTTCGAGGACGGGTTAGCTCAATCTTAACCGGCGGCGTCCCGATCAGACATTGAGCAGTAGGTCCGCGGTCTGCGCCTGACTCGGATGACCCGTGTTGTCCCAGCCACGTGCGGCGTAATAATCCTCGACCATGCCCCGCAGGGTGTCGCGGGTCAAGCTCGCGGTGCGCCCGGACCCCATCGGCAGCGGCGTCTCCAACAGCCGGGTGGGCAGGGTGTCGTCGGCGGCGGTGGCGCCCTCGCGCAGGTTGAAGGCGCGCTTGGCGGTCACGATGCGACGCGCGACCGCGGCCAGTTCCGTGGCGTCGATATCCCAGCCGGTGACCGGGCGCAGCAACGATGACCATTCGGTGAAGTGGTCGGTGAAGACCCCACGCAGGAACTTGCACAGGATCATCGAGTCCATCACCGCGGCCCGGTCCTCGGTTCCGATCGCGGCGGCGACGTGGGCCGGTCCACCGGCCAGGCGGTCCAGCTCACCGGAAAGATCGGCCTCGTAGGCGCCGGATCGGTTGTGGTCGGCGCCCCGGGCGTTGACCGCGAGGCCCAGCGCCATCGCCTGCATGGTGCGCGGTTCGTAGCCGGGCATCTCCAGGCCCTTGACGTGCGGCGCGAAATCGGCGGAGCCGCCGCCCAGCGTCGCCGCGGCGTGCCGCGAGCCCTGGGCGAGCATCTCACCCAGGCCCGCCTCGCGGGATCCGATGGCGTCCAGCGCACGCAACACCGCAGACCCGTCGCCGAACCGCAACCACGGTTCGTCCAACAGGCCGCGTTCCACGCATTCCATTGCCCAGGCGATCGTGCCGCCGGCGGAGATGGTGTCCAGGCCCAGCTCGTCGGCGCGGGCGCTGGCCGCGAACACGTCGTCCGGGTCGGACACCCCGCACAACGGGCCGAGCGCGAAGACGTTCTCATATTCCATCCGCTGTTGGCCGCCGTCGCTGCGGGCGTAGATGTGTTCGCAGCCGATCGAGCACGACGCGCAGCTGTTGCGGGCCACCGCCCGCATCTCGTGCAGTTCCTCGGCGGCCAGGCGCGGCGCCTCGGCGAAGGTGCTCGCGGTGAAGTTACGGGTGGGCAGCGTGGCCACCGCGTTGAAGGCGAGCAGGTTGCCCAATGTGCCGAGCTCGCGGTACTTCGCGGTGGCCGGGCCGAAGCTGCGCTCGCGCAGGTCCCGGGCAGCGGCCAGCACGGTCTCGGGATCGGCGACGGCGGCCCGGCCGCCGGCCCGGACCAATACGGCCTTGATGTTCTTCGCGCCCAGCACGGCGCCCAGCCCGCCGCGCCCGGCATGGCGGCCGTCGTGACTGAGCGTCGCGTAGCGCACACCGCGCTCGCCGGCCGGACCGATCGCCGCGGTCCGCCAGGTGCGCCCGAAGCGCTCGCGCAGTGCCACCTCGGCCTCGGCCGCCGAGAGGCCGGCGAGCTCGGCCGCGTCCTCGAGTCGAACACCGTCGGCGTCGATCAACAGCACCGAGAGCGCCTCGGCACGCCCACGCACCACGATCGCCTCGTGTCCGGTCAGCTTCCCGGCGATGGCGAACTGGCTGGAGGCCAGGGCATCGGTGAGCAAACCGGTGAGCGGTGACTTGGCCACCACCGCGAACTTCGCGCTGGTGGTCAACGGGGTACCCACCAACGGCGAGAACACGAACGCCAGCGGCGCCTCGGGGGCCAGCGGGTCCACCCCGGCCGGGGCGAGGTGATGCATCAGCCAGGTGCCGAGCCCGACGCCGCCGAGATAGGCCCGCAACACGTGATCCGGAACCGGCATGGTGACGGCGTCGGCGTGCCGGCCGCGGACGTCCGCGATCAGTACCCGTCCGAAGTACCCGCCCGGTGCCATGCCTCCCAGGGTATGCAGCTCGGGCCGGGTTAGCCGCCGGCGTCGGCGGACAGGAACGCGATGGCGTCCCCGGTGACCAGCGGCAGGTCGGGGCTGCGGGTGATCCGGTCGCCGTTGAGCGCGGCCACCACGTGGGCGTCCAGCGTCAACCCGACGGCGTCCGCCGCGCGGCCCAGGGTGGCTGCCGCCACCGTCTGTCGACGCGGACGACCGGCCCCGACCAGCGCACCGAAACACTCCACCAGGATCTGTGGTGCCGGTCGGGCCCGCGCGGATTCGTAGTCGGCCGGCTCGTTGAGATTGCGCACCGAGTCCAGGTCCGGGTCGAGTCGGGCCAGCTCGGGGTCGGCCAGCAGCTCGGCCTCCTCGATCAGCCGCATCCGGCAGTGCTGGTGGATCTGGCCCGGACGGTGCTCACCGGCGGCAAGCAGTTTCGCGACCAACTCGGCCAGGCCGGTTCGGTAAGCCGCGGCCAGCGGTTGGCGATGACCGCCGGCGATGGGCAGCGCGATATCCGTCGGGGATGCCTCGAATGCGGCCAGCAC from Sporichthyaceae bacterium includes these protein-coding regions:
- the fdhF gene encoding formate dehydrogenase subunit alpha, with product MVATVTVTIDGREVTVPAGTTIYDAAAAAGVDIPVLCHNSRYDPVGVCRMCVVDTGGRVFAAACVRPCEDNMTVTTTSPELERSRSVLTELLLSDQLPREQDPKQTTTADNKLLELSDRYGVARETTDLPLGSGRGLDHSNPVIAVDHDSCILCDRCVRACDDLQGNDVIGRSGKGYATRIAFDFNDPMGASTCVTCGECVQACPTGALTNKAIRSIPIQPREQLEAVESVCPYCGVGCALTYWVDRDRGAISFAEGRPQPGSQSRLCVKGRYGWDYSASPQRLTTPLIRTDAAYPKGPLSADVRGVTDNRPGRDRGRKPGGLVNYDEVMPHFREATWDEALDLIARRLLEIHGAGGPGAIAGFGSAKCSNEEAYLFQKLLRAGFNTNNVDHCTRLCHASSVAALFEGVGSGAVSTTYGDVANADVAIITGSNATANHPVASSFFKQARRRGTTIIYVDPRASTVAEHADIFVQLKPGTDVAFYNSLMHEIIRLDMTDPQFIADRTSNYQALAATVADYPPERAEQITGIPADTIRAVARAWGEAGSAVVYWGMGISQHTTGTDNARCLIALCSITGQVGRPGTGLHPLRGQNNVQGASDAGLIPMFYPDYQGVTGDATRLRFERAWGATLDPNKGLTVTEIIKSILDGGVRGMYMLGENPFLSDPNINKVRKALSALEFLVVQDIFLTETAEFADVILPATSYLEKDGSYTNTDRRVQLGRKVLEPPGQARPDWEIVQDIARRVGLDWNYDSPSEVFDEMVALMPSYTNLTHANLGAGGKLYPNDDPEHSDGTIVMFDERFNTDDGLAHLVPAQWLPPNELPDAEYPLVLNTGRLLEHWHTGTMTRRSFALDAIAPIAEVYMHPKDAADRGLVHGAIARVHSRRGCIELQVRISHREQLGNVFIPFHFREAAANLLTNDAIDPFGKIPEFKFCAIQVEAVGNGA
- a CDS encoding aldehyde ferredoxin oxidoreductase family protein, which produces MAPGGYFGRVLIADVRGRHADAVTMPVPDHVLRAYLGGVGLGTWLMHHLAPAGVDPLAPEAPLAFVFSPLVGTPLTTSAKFAVVAKSPLTGLLTDALASSQFAIAGKLTGHEAIVVRGRAEALSVLLIDADGVRLEDAAELAGLSAAEAEVALRERFGRTWRTAAIGPAGERGVRYATLSHDGRHAGRGGLGAVLGAKNIKAVLVRAGGRAAVADPETVLAAARDLRERSFGPATAKYRELGTLGNLLAFNAVATLPTRNFTASTFAEAPRLAAEELHEMRAVARNSCASCSIGCEHIYARSDGGQQRMEYENVFALGPLCGVSDPDDVFAASARADELGLDTISAGGTIAWAMECVERGLLDEPWLRFGDGSAVLRALDAIGSREAGLGEMLAQGSRHAAATLGGGSADFAPHVKGLEMPGYEPRTMQAMALGLAVNARGADHNRSGAYEADLSGELDRLAGGPAHVAAAIGTEDRAAVMDSMILCKFLRGVFTDHFTEWSSLLRPVTGWDIDATELAAVARRIVTAKRAFNLREGATAADDTLPTRLLETPLPMGSGRTASLTRDTLRGMVEDYYAARGWDNTGHPSQAQTADLLLNV
- a CDS encoding molybdenum cofactor guanylyltransferase; this translates as GVLGPLRLHGVDAAGIVLAGGRSSRMGTPKADLEWHGSTLLHRTAALLQRSVTGPVVVVAAPDQQLPPLPTGVQLAVDPVEGRGPMQGVAVGLAALVGQAETAFVASTDMPFLHPAYIRGVLAAFEASPTDIALPIAGGHRQPLAAAYRTGLAELVAKLLAAGEHRPGQIHQHCRMRLIEEAELLADPELARLDPDLDSVRNLNEPADYESARARPAPQILVECFGALVGAGRPRRQTVAAATLGRAADAVGLTLDAHVVAALNGDRITRSPDLPLVTGDAIAFLSADAGG